AAGTTAGAAGAAGTAAACTGCTGGGCTAATAGCTAGGAATGTTTGCCTTTTAAAGGAATTACATGGAAGGTAACGTCGCAGAGCAAATAAAGTCACTTAGCtcagaaaagacattttgtaGTGATGCCGAGCACTCAGCAGTGCTCAGAAATCCTAAAAGGGCAGGTATGTATCGCTGCCCGTggttacagaaaacagcagttacGCAAGGCCACGGTCTTGAGATCGTGGCAGGGAAAGTTTCAAAATCGTTTGCTTTTTAGTCTTGCATGCTTAGCTGTCGGGCCATGCTCTCTGATAAGTGGGCACTCACGATGACTAGAGGAGCTACAGTCTGTGCAGACCAGTgaccctttttcttcttcagctgaaCTATGACCTTTGCAAAATCCTTCTAAAAAGATGATGACTTTTCAGTACATAAAATCCCATTGAATTCATTGAAACTTGGTTATCAAAGTCACACTAAGAAAAGTTACTGGACTTATTTTCTATACCTTTTCAACAACTTAGGgtaaatgggtttttttccaggttagCTGTAGGAATGTTGTGTGTTCCTGCGTGTGTTCTGATGCTGAGATTTTGCTTCAAGAGAATccaaaaataattgtgtttctCCCCTTAGCCCCAAGTTATCTTTGGGATTAATCTTATAATGTGTTTAACAAAGAATTCTTTATTTTAGGTAATTGTAGAAAGAAAATGGTTGAAGCTTGAAGAAACAACTTACACTGATCCCTTTGGTAAAACCAGGTAATTGCctttctgaaatttcagattCCTGTGATGTTCCCCCTTATACGGACCACCCCCAGGCTGGAGGTTACAGAGTTACAAACCTATTACTCAACACAAGATGAGATCTCATTGTGCAATTTCGTTATAGTTCTTActgtagagagaaaaaaaatcttcctgtaGCAGGCATGCTAGCATGTGGGATCAAATTTGCTCCTAAATGCTTTTGAGCACACAGGACCCTGGTTTACCTTGCGTTTCCAGTTCCTTGTAACGATGCTTCTTTTTAACAATGCCATGCAAAAGCAAGTTCTAGCTATGCAGCAGCACTGCGATGACCAGTCTGTCTCACGGCTTTTCTGGCGCTTCATCGAGGGCTCCTTTTTCCCTGCTGATGGTGCTGGATCTTGCATACTGCTGACAAATTACTGTCCTCTTGTATATTATCACGCCTGTCCAGTTCTTTTCTATGCTTtagttttgctgtatttatctAGATGTAACAACATGGCTTTACTTCCCTCCCCTTAACGTGTTAGATTTTGTagtgatttctttctgtaaggCCTTCCCAATTAATCAGCAAAGTATCCTTTTAAAGAATAGCACTGATTGGAGCTTTTGTGCAAGGATTTTTATTGCtggtggatttttcttttttactcatCCCATTGTTTATTTTGAGAGAGCAGCTTTGGTCTTCATTGCCTGGATGCTACTTGTGCGCACAAGTAACTGAGCTGAGAGTTCACAGTAACTTACACTATAAACCTTATACAGAAGCAAGATAAAAGGTAGAATGTACATGGTCTTgttacaaaattttatttcaaaatctgacATGTTTCATATataaattgctttattttacacATTTACAGGAAAGACTTGCCTGTTCTGTGACAATCATTTACATCTTTCCCTTATTTTTAGTCATCTTTAAGCAgtcattaattattttctctatcCCTCCTTTATGTAGACAAACCAAAATCATACTACAGACATTTTATAGTTCCAGTATGTGACAGGGCATGCCTAAGGCCAGCTGCGTTCTTATGGGGCCTCACTGTGTGAcagtatattttgcttttaaatgaaagtagCAAGGGTGTTGTCCCAGAGGTGCACAGCGCCAGTTCACACACTTGAGTTGAGGTATTTCTATCTTTTTACTCTAGTTTGTGCAAAGGAGGGAGCTAGGTGGTAATACACAAAAACTAGCTCACCTCTTAAcacacagtaaaacattttatacactttgaacaattaTTTACAATTAAGTTTAGTCACACTGAAGTCTCATTGGTTCTTACAAGCCTCATCTCCGTTTAAAGGtacagcattctttttttttttcacctctcaTGTTTTGTAGGGAGAGGGCTTTGTTAGTAAGGGGCTTTCTTTGCTCGAGGGCGGACCTTTTAGAATGCTGATTAAGCTAGTTCACACacagttcaagtaattttctgtttattctcattaaccatttggttcttCTTGAGCTTGTCATGTTACTTCTTGCCTTGAAGTATTTATGATATGTATTCCGTCTCCCAAGGCCACGTCTTGTTAACTGTTTGCAAGGATTAATTGACATCCTCTGGTTTTCAAATtacttcttgtttttcactatacatatttacatattttgtcaAAATTTGAAGTTAAAAAACTGACTGGCCTTCTATTAATAGTGTATCTGTGAGCCGGTCAGGTGCAAGGGTAGAAGACAACTTACGTatatatttggtttttttctctgtgttaaaCAGAACTTGGGAAACTGTAAAGCGTACTGGCAACAAAAAGGGAGTTTCAGCTGATGGTAAGATGTTGGTgacttgttttgtttgcatttcttcccGTGAAAGTTCTTCTGATAAATTCACTGTGCAGAGGTAGAGCCAATCTGTTTCTGAGTGAATGAggatgcagaacagcagcagcagagctcagcagagctTGCTGTACCCCTAAGCTAATGAAATGGTAACTTAAGTGCTGAAGAATCAGGAGCTTCCTGGTGGGAGTGTTTTCCCAAGATCATTTTATTCACTTCAGAACAGGAGTCATTTCAAAGACATCATGGTTGCCCTGATACAGAGCACCGCACAGACTGAGTGGGGTCTGCTATTAGGGGCTAGGGATAGAGCTCTCTTTGGACAAAAGAGGGACATGATTTAGCCATGTGAGGAGTGTAGGATGGGGTTCCATACCGTGACTTCCAAACAGTCTCTGCAGGCAAGAGAGCCCTTCCCAAGGTACTGGTGGGCTGAGGCTTGGTCTTGCTTGGCATGTGTGCCTCCTGTTTGCTGGGGTACTTTGAAGATTCCTTTTTGGGCTTTTATGTCTTACCACACATGATATAAGGAGCTTAAATTCATCGTTCAGGATTCTGGAGCAGGCACCTAAACGTTTAATGCTCAGAGTAACAGTGCTTGGGTTCCTTTCCAGATCTAACACTAAATACTCACTTTCTGCTGTATTCCAATTCTATGTACTTGTGTCTTCTGTCACTGTCTGTAGGTGTAGCAGTGATAGCTGTGCTACAGAGAACTCTCCACTACGACTGCATTGTCCTAGTGAAACAGTTCAGGCCCCCAATTAACAGCTATTGCTTGGAATTTCCTGCAGGTAAGTGACCGAAACCTTGAGTCACATAAAGCTGACAGTTAAGTGTGTTTAGATGTGCTTGGAGTGTCGATCTTAATGAAGCAGCTCTAAGCAGAAAACCATGGTGAGCTCTGTAGCTTGGTGTGCTGTTCAGAAATAGGAATACTTGATAATGAAGAATGCGAAATGAGCTCATTGTAGCAGACTGGAGACACTTTGCACAGTCGTCTGGTAGTAGAATATTACATTTTCCTCCACTCCTCCTTCCTCTAAGAGTCAAAGCTTCTTTCCCTCATGAGAACATTATTGCCATTTCCTGGGAAGGTAGCATGCTTCTGTAGATAATCAGAAGATGTGGGCATCAGCACGATGAATCCGGGAACTGGAACCCTTCCTAACACTTCAGTTTATCCCTCTGTAAAAATAGGGTAGTGAGGGTGTTTCACCTCTTCCATAAAGCTGGATTAGAGCTCAGGATGGGTATTGCAGCTAAGTGCTCCCTTTtcagttgttgttgttgtgtaTTACCTGTCTCACAGGCCTCATCGAGGAAAACGAGACTGCAGAGAGTGCTGCATTGcgggagctggaggaagaaacCGGGTACAAGGGGGAAGTTGTTGAATGTACTCCaggtctttgctttttttattttcccacccAAAGCTAATTCTGTCTTTGATGGGTACTTTAAAGGTCTGAAATGCTctaaaccaaaggaaaaatctgtGCAGATTAGCGGAGTAGTATCCCATGGCTGTACCAGTGAGGCTTTGGTCCTTGATGCATCAGTTGCTgaacttctgttaaaaatataagACTAAAGTAAAAGTTTTACGTCTATAGGGAAAAATTTGGTGTTAATTAAGATTCTTTACACAAAACCCAATTATTCAGGGTGTGATTTGGCATTTTAGTATAAAGGTCTCAACTGTGAACAGCATCCATGAACTTGGGTAGAAAAAATAGCTGCACGATGCAGTCTGAGTGGAGGTCACCCTAATGTCAGCTGTAGGGAGGTGACACTACTCAGCTTTCCAAccacaaagaagaaaggagagaataATGTGAGTGAATCCAGAGATCCTTTGGAATGTGATTGTTGCCAATCCACGCTTCCtacataaatcaaaacaaaatgaaggcaAAGCAAGGATcataaataaaacttgaaaaggTAGAAAGGTGAGACAGCTTACATATGATTTCAGTCATTCGTGTTGAGACTTGGCTTTTGATTATCAGGTACAACTGCATGCTGGGGACTGAGAGAGATGGAGACAGGTGATGGCAAAATTAAGACTCTAATAGACTGAGGAAGTCTGTAAGGGAATTACAGTTTAATCTTCAGTCTGTGGAATGGGAAGTAAACCTAGCTGCTGAAAACAAGTCTTACAAGGAATCCAGAAAAGAGCTGAGAGTTTCAAAAACATTACTTTTAAGAATGTGTGTCCtgttttaaccccagccagcaactaagtactatgcagccactcgctcactcccctcCCCTAAGCGGGATGGAGAGGAGGATTGGAAAAAAGGTACAACTCATGGGTTGaagtaagaacaatttaataattgaaataaaatacaataataacaattgtaatgaaaagggtagggagagagaggaataaaatccaaaagatgggaaaaaaataatacaactaCGTACCACCCGCTGACTGGTGACCAGACAGGCCCTGAGCAGCCATCAATTGGTcgctcccagccagctccccccagtttatatactgggcatgacatcatacggtatggaatatcccactggccagttggggtcagctgtcctggctgtgtcccctcctggcttcttgtgccactccagccctctcgctggcagggcctgagcaACTGGAAAGCCCTTGGACTTAGCGTAAACATTACTTTGTAccaactgaaacatcagtgtgttatcaacattattctcatactaactccaaaatgcagcactgcacacctactgaaaagaaaattgacattatcccagccgaaaccaggacaatgtGAAACCAAACTTTTCACAACTCTTCCAGCACGAACATGTGCCAAATACATGCTCTGGCATTATACCAGATGTGAAAGCTTTTGTTAAAATGTCAAGGTGCATGAGTTCTGCtttcaataaattaaaatctacATGTGCTTGTTGGCAGCTCTCTGCTTGGACCCAGGTTTGTCAAACAGCACGACACACATTGTGAGCGTCACCATTAACGGAGATGAGGCTGAGAATACAAGACCTAAGCAAAAACTTGGTGAGTTTTGTaccatttatttgaaaatctggAGAAGATAACAAAAGGATGTGTTTAGAAGAACTATCCCTACCACTGCATCTGTTCTGTCCCAGCTGATTTAG
The Falco peregrinus isolate bFalPer1 chromosome 6, bFalPer1.pri, whole genome shotgun sequence genome window above contains:
- the NUDT5 gene encoding ADP-sugar pyrophosphatase isoform X1; amino-acid sequence: MAAETSTEVPKTARQFVLKEEVIVERKWLKLEETTYTDPFGKTRTWETVKRTGNKKGVSADGVAVIAVLQRTLHYDCIVLVKQFRPPINSYCLEFPAGLIEENETAESAALRELEEETGYKGEVVECTPALCLDPGLSNSTTHIVSVTINGDEAENTRPKQKLEFVEVISLPKNDLLQRIDELVAEEHIAVDARVYTYALALKRAAEKPLQVPFMKF
- the NUDT5 gene encoding ADP-sugar pyrophosphatase isoform X2, with protein sequence MAAETSTEVPKTARQFVLKEEVIVERKWLKLEETTYTDPFGKTRTWETVKRTGNKKGVSADGVAVIAVLQRTLHYDCIVLVKQFRPPINSYCLEFPAGLIEENETAESAALRELEEETGYKGEVVECTPALCLDPGLSNSTTHIVSVTINGDEAENTRPKQKLDDGGTSGNCAPIGSTVKCGLRTASFT